From one Caldithrix abyssi DSM 13497 genomic stretch:
- a CDS encoding patatin-like phospholipase family protein, producing MIKKPKIALVLGSGAARGLAHIGVLKVLEQEGIPIDLIVGCSMGAMVGGAFAAGLSSQQIEEIACETNWRRVVQILFPRRFRRDGLLDGQRVEEFLISLLGEEAIEDLPRQFACVATDIRQGEEIILNSGSLVNAIRASISFPFLFQPVHLNGNYLVDGGVVNPVPVSVARQMGAELVIAVNVTPSVKNRSRVLSSGKLITNQKLKAAHSASSFLQRLFGNFMEKLPAPNLPVRKKNTEAKMGIQQQMAHVAMTMENMILMLRLQDSPPDILVTPDISAFQFFDFNKAREIIAIGQQAMEEKIELIISRLTQ from the coding sequence ATGATAAAAAAACCAAAAATTGCCCTGGTGCTGGGCAGCGGGGCTGCACGCGGCCTGGCACACATCGGTGTCTTAAAAGTTTTAGAGCAAGAAGGTATCCCCATCGACCTGATTGTTGGTTGCAGTATGGGCGCCATGGTGGGCGGCGCATTTGCCGCCGGCCTCAGCAGCCAGCAAATTGAAGAAATCGCCTGCGAGACCAACTGGAGGCGCGTGGTTCAAATTCTCTTTCCGCGTCGCTTCAGACGCGACGGTTTACTGGACGGCCAGCGCGTGGAAGAATTTTTAATTTCCCTTTTGGGCGAGGAAGCCATCGAAGATTTGCCCAGACAATTCGCCTGTGTAGCCACCGATATTCGGCAGGGCGAAGAGATTATATTAAACTCCGGGTCGCTGGTTAATGCCATTCGCGCCAGCATCTCCTTCCCCTTTCTCTTTCAACCCGTGCACCTGAACGGAAATTATCTTGTGGACGGCGGCGTGGTTAATCCCGTTCCTGTCAGCGTGGCCAGACAGATGGGGGCCGAACTGGTTATAGCCGTTAATGTCACGCCTTCTGTAAAAAATCGGAGCCGTGTGCTCAGTTCCGGTAAATTAATAACCAATCAAAAGCTTAAAGCGGCCCATAGCGCTTCCTCTTTTTTACAGCGCTTATTCGGCAATTTTATGGAAAAACTACCCGCCCCTAATTTACCCGTTCGCAAAAAAAACACCGAAGCCAAAATGGGCATCCAGCAGCAAATGGCTCATGTGGCCATGACCATGGAAAATATGATCCTGATGTTGCGTCTTCAGGACTCACCTCCGGATATTCTGGTTACGCCTGACATCAGCGCGTTTCAATTTTTCGATTTTAATAAAGCGCGTGAAATCATTGCCATAGGCCAGCAGGCCATGGAAGAAAAAATAGAGCTCATTATTTCAAGATTAACGCAGTAA
- the polA gene encoding DNA polymerase I, which produces MSKKLFLIDGSAMYYRSYFAFSRNPLINSKGENTSATFGFLNSLLKIIDREHPEYLAIVFDTKEPTFRHKIYEEYKATREKMPDEMAAQFPRLVETLKAANFALLEKDGYEADDIIGTLATRFASDEVDVYIVSGDKDMAQLVNGHVFLYNLKKQDEPEILDRQKIVEKYGVQPEQIIDWLALMGDKSDNIPGVPKVGEVTAAKLLQQFGSIDNLYKNIDAISREALKKNLLAARDQVQIARRLTTIDTNVPIDVKLEDLKFRMWDMETVGPILQELEFRGLANRMKAMSLGQEEAMELRKFNSKDVRYQLIESEEEFDRLLDTLKEQKEFVFDLETSSLDFLEAEIAGISFCWDAGQASYIALGHEPRGLDRNKTLEKLRGVFADPQIRKIGQNIKYDAMIMEQHGVPVKNLYFDTMIASYLINPTGQHNLDYLAEHYLNYKMIPIEDLIGKKGRNQKKMTDLAAGLVYQYACEDADITYRIYQILKKDLKKHGMESLFYELEMPIVHVLMQMEMHGVKVDRKLLEELSDQLGRKIKAIEQKVYQAAGEEFNLNSPQQLGVILFDRLEIHKELGMRKPSKTKTGQYSTSEKTLERYASHPLVADIMEYRKLIKLKSTYLDALPQLINPRTGKIHTSYNQTVTATGRLSSSNPNLQNIPIRTDLGREIRRAFIPSKDDYLILSADYSQIELRIMAHLSGDETMISNFKKNLDIHAATAALIFGISVEEVTADHRRKAKEINFGIIYGMSEYGLANRLNISTDEAKEFIADYFATYPKIGEFMQRMIEEAREKGYVETMLGRRRYLPEIRNPNRQIREFAERTAINTPIQGSAADLIKKAMITIQTFIENVGFPAQMLLQVHDELVFEVQKKRSDEFAKKVKEIMEGAMELRVPLVVECGVGPNWLEAH; this is translated from the coding sequence ATGAGCAAAAAACTTTTTTTGATTGACGGTTCGGCCATGTATTACCGCAGCTACTTTGCCTTCAGTCGAAATCCGTTGATTAACTCCAAAGGCGAGAACACCTCCGCCACTTTTGGCTTTTTAAACTCCCTACTCAAAATCATAGACCGGGAACATCCGGAATACCTGGCCATTGTGTTTGACACCAAAGAGCCGACTTTTCGCCATAAAATTTATGAAGAATACAAGGCCACCAGAGAAAAAATGCCCGATGAGATGGCGGCCCAGTTTCCGAGACTGGTGGAAACATTAAAAGCCGCCAATTTTGCGTTATTGGAAAAAGACGGCTACGAAGCCGACGACATCATCGGTACGCTGGCCACTCGCTTTGCCAGCGACGAGGTTGACGTTTACATTGTCTCCGGCGATAAGGACATGGCGCAACTGGTAAACGGACACGTTTTTTTATACAACCTTAAAAAGCAGGATGAGCCGGAAATCCTGGATCGGCAAAAAATTGTGGAAAAATATGGCGTGCAGCCCGAGCAAATTATTGACTGGCTGGCCCTCATGGGCGATAAATCCGATAATATTCCCGGCGTGCCCAAAGTGGGCGAGGTAACGGCCGCCAAATTATTACAGCAGTTCGGATCCATTGATAACCTTTACAAAAACATCGACGCCATCTCCAGAGAGGCGTTGAAAAAAAACTTATTGGCAGCCAGAGATCAGGTGCAAATCGCACGCCGTCTGACGACCATCGACACCAACGTTCCTATTGATGTTAAACTGGAAGATTTGAAATTCCGCATGTGGGATATGGAAACGGTTGGGCCCATATTGCAGGAGCTGGAATTCAGAGGCCTGGCCAACCGCATGAAGGCCATGAGCCTGGGTCAGGAAGAGGCCATGGAATTGCGCAAATTCAACTCTAAAGATGTCCGGTATCAGTTGATTGAAAGCGAAGAGGAATTTGACCGGCTGTTAGATACGCTCAAAGAACAGAAAGAATTTGTCTTTGATCTAGAAACCAGTTCGCTGGATTTTCTGGAGGCCGAAATCGCCGGCATCTCTTTTTGCTGGGATGCAGGTCAGGCCTCGTACATTGCCCTGGGCCATGAACCGCGAGGGCTGGATCGCAATAAAACGCTGGAAAAACTGCGTGGAGTGTTTGCCGATCCACAAATTCGAAAAATCGGACAGAACATAAAATACGACGCCATGATCATGGAGCAACACGGCGTTCCGGTTAAAAATCTCTATTTTGACACCATGATCGCTTCGTACCTGATTAATCCTACCGGCCAACACAATCTGGATTATCTGGCCGAGCACTATTTAAACTACAAAATGATTCCCATTGAAGACCTGATCGGTAAAAAGGGCCGCAATCAAAAAAAAATGACCGACCTGGCCGCCGGTCTGGTTTATCAATATGCCTGCGAAGATGCCGACATCACCTATCGCATTTACCAAATTTTAAAGAAAGACCTTAAAAAGCATGGCATGGAGTCTTTGTTTTATGAGCTGGAAATGCCCATAGTCCATGTTCTGATGCAAATGGAAATGCATGGCGTTAAAGTCGATCGGAAATTGCTCGAAGAACTGAGCGATCAACTGGGCCGCAAAATAAAAGCCATCGAACAAAAGGTTTATCAGGCTGCCGGCGAAGAATTTAATCTCAACTCTCCCCAGCAGCTGGGCGTGATTCTTTTTGACAGGCTTGAAATCCATAAAGAGCTGGGTATGCGCAAACCTTCCAAAACCAAAACAGGACAGTACTCCACCTCTGAAAAAACACTGGAACGCTACGCGTCCCATCCGCTGGTGGCCGACATCATGGAATATCGCAAACTAATCAAACTCAAAAGCACCTATCTGGATGCCCTGCCCCAGTTGATCAATCCCCGAACGGGCAAAATTCACACTTCTTACAATCAGACAGTTACGGCCACCGGCCGTCTTTCTTCCAGCAACCCCAATCTGCAGAACATTCCCATCCGCACCGACCTGGGCCGTGAAATCCGCCGCGCCTTCATTCCTTCAAAGGACGATTATCTGATTCTCAGCGCCGATTACTCTCAGATCGAGTTGCGCATCATGGCCCATCTTTCCGGCGATGAAACCATGATTTCCAATTTCAAGAAAAACTTAGACATCCATGCAGCAACCGCCGCTTTGATTTTTGGTATTTCGGTGGAAGAGGTGACAGCCGATCATCGGCGTAAGGCCAAAGAGATCAACTTTGGCATCATTTACGGCATGAGTGAATATGGTCTGGCCAATCGCTTAAATATCTCTACCGATGAAGCCAAAGAGTTTATCGCCGATTATTTTGCCACCTATCCTAAAATCGGCGAATTTATGCAGCGCATGATTGAAGAGGCGCGCGAAAAAGGGTACGTGGAAACCATGCTCGGTCGGCGGCGCTATTTACCGGAAATCCGCAATCCCAACCGCCAGATTCGGGAATTTGCTGAACGTACGGCCATTAATACGCCCATCCAGGGCTCGGCAGCCGACCTGATCAAAAAGGCGATGATTACCATCCAAACTTTTATTGAGAATGTAGGTTTTCCGGCGCAAATGTTGCTACAGGTACATGACGAACTGGTGTTTGAAGTCCAGAAAAAGCGCTCTGATGAATTTGCGAAAAAGGTAAAAGAAATCATGGAAGGCGCCATGGAGCTGCGTGTGCCTTTGGTGGTGGAATGCGGTGTGGGCCCAAACTGGCTTGAGGCGCATTAG
- a CDS encoding AAA family ATPase yields the protein MITKIDVKNFKSFDHLNIELSNFNVVIGPNASGKSNFVQIFRFLKDIEQSGLENAVSLQGGVEYLRNMKLNNNQNFSLSIEADDIFGLVRPYRNKYFGIKITKTKYEFELTFFKRKKNFKISKDQLNLSCEFKILTKEKNQLKELENLGEGSIDLIRKNSQIKIRLNKPLAFPFSEEEIFPSFLWEKFNVINNLLIENPFFTFPAINEIFSDIHIYDFDPRLPKRATPISGKVELEEDGSNMALILKNILSDQDKKRKLFNLMQEVLPYIHNLNVEKFADKSLLFKVQEEFIENQYIPASAISDGTINLTAIILALFFEKNKLIIIEEPERNIHPFLIGKLIGLMKDAARNKQIILTTHNAEFVKHTELENLFLCKRDSKGFSKIIKPADNKEIKSFLNNEIGVEDLFVQDLLDI from the coding sequence ATGATAACAAAAATTGATGTAAAAAATTTTAAAAGCTTCGATCATCTAAATATTGAACTTTCTAATTTTAATGTTGTAATTGGACCGAATGCTTCGGGTAAATCAAATTTTGTGCAAATTTTTAGATTTTTAAAAGATATTGAACAATCAGGCTTAGAAAATGCTGTATCTTTGCAGGGAGGCGTTGAATATTTACGGAACATGAAGCTCAACAATAACCAGAATTTTTCTTTATCTATTGAAGCAGATGATATATTTGGCCTCGTCCGACCATACCGTAATAAATACTTCGGGATAAAAATTACAAAAACAAAATATGAATTTGAGCTAACATTTTTCAAGAGAAAAAAGAACTTTAAAATTAGTAAAGACCAATTGAACCTATCCTGTGAATTTAAAATTCTGACTAAAGAAAAAAATCAATTGAAAGAACTTGAAAATTTAGGCGAGGGGTCGATAGACTTAATCCGCAAAAATAGTCAAATAAAAATCAGGTTAAATAAACCGCTTGCCTTCCCATTTTCTGAAGAAGAAATTTTTCCTTCTTTTTTATGGGAGAAATTTAATGTTATTAACAACTTATTAATAGAAAATCCTTTTTTTACATTTCCCGCTATAAACGAGATTTTCTCTGACATACATATTTATGATTTCGATCCCAGGCTACCTAAAAGAGCAACGCCCATTAGCGGCAAGGTTGAACTGGAAGAAGATGGCAGTAATATGGCCCTTATTTTAAAAAATATTCTAAGCGATCAGGATAAAAAGAGAAAACTCTTTAATTTAATGCAGGAAGTTTTGCCCTATATTCATAATTTAAATGTTGAAAAATTTGCAGATAAATCTCTTTTATTTAAGGTGCAAGAAGAATTTATTGAAAATCAATATATTCCTGCTTCAGCCATTTCCGATGGTACGATTAATTTAACAGCCATAATTCTGGCCCTATTTTTCGAGAAAAATAAATTGATCATTATTGAAGAGCCGGAAAGGAATATTCATCCTTTCCTGATCGGAAAACTGATCGGTCTAATGAAAGATGCTGCGCGTAATAAACAAATTATTTTGACAACGCACAATGCTGAATTTGTTAAACACACTGAGTTAGAGAATTTATTTCTTTGTAAAAGAGATTCTAAGGGGTTTTCGAAAATAATCAAACCTGCTGATAATAAAGAGATAAAATCATTTTTAAATAATGAGATCGGTGTAGAAGATCTTTTTGTTCAGGATTTATTAGATATTTAA